The Rosa chinensis cultivar Old Blush chromosome 7, RchiOBHm-V2, whole genome shotgun sequence DNA segment TTGATACGTGGCGTTCTTCGGAAGCGGGATATTGGGGGTGCTATGGAATTGATGGGAAGATTGTGGGAGACAATGAAGGGTGAAGATGACACGCTTGTGAAAAATGCGGCATTCTCGAATTTGATTGATTCTATGTGTAGAGAAGGGTATTTTCAAGAGGTTTTCGGTATTGCAGAAGATAGGCCACAGGGGCAGAGTGTGAATGAGGAGTTTGCTTATGGACAGATGATAGATTCGCTTTGTATAGCCGGAAGGCATCATGGGGCGTCGAGAATTGTGTACATCATGAGGCATAGAGGGTTTGTTCCACGCATAACGTCGTATAATTGTATCATACATGGACTGAGCAAGGATGGGGAGGGAGGTTGTATGAGAGCTTATCAGTTGTTGGAGGAAGGGATTGAGTTTGGTTACTTGCCGTCTGAGTACACTTACAAGGTTCTAGTGGAAGGTCTTTGCCAAGAATCCGACGTGGACAAGGCGCGGCAGGTTCTTCAATATATGTTAAAGAAGCAAAGAGTGGACAAAACCAGGATGTATAATATATATTTGAGAGCTCTATGTCGTGTTAATAACACGACTGAGCTTTTGAATGTGCTTGTTTCAATGCTCCAGACCGAGTGTCAGCCTGATGTGATCACCCTAAACATAGTTGTCAATGGGTTCTGCAAGATGGGGAGAGTGGAAGAAGCTTTAAAGGTACTGGATGATATGATGACTGGAAAATTTTGTGCGCCGAATGTAGTGACCTTCACAACTATCATTAATGGTTTGTTAAATGTTGGTAGAACGCAAGAAGCTCTTGGTATGTTGCGTGATGTAATGCCTCAGAAAGGTTTTCGCCCTAATGTTGTGACATATAATGCAATTCTTCGTGGTTTGTTTAAACTTAATCAAGGAAGGGAAGCAATGGACATTTTCAATGGCATGGTAATTGAGGGTGTGGCTGCTGATAGTACCACTTACACAATTATAATTGATGGGTTATGTGAGTCTGATCAGCTAGAAGAGGCTAAGAGGTTCTGGGATGAGGTTATTTGGCCCTCACAGATCCATGACAATTTTGTATACGCAGCCATCATCAAAGGGATTTGCCATTCAGGAAATTTTGATGAGGCATGTCATTTCCTTTACGAACTTGTAGACTCTGGGGTCTGTCCGAATATATTCAGTTACAACATTGTGATCAACACTGCTTACAAACTAGGTCTGAAGAAAGAGGCATATGAAGTTGTAAGAGAG contains these protein-coding regions:
- the LOC112175606 gene encoding pentatricopeptide repeat-containing protein At3g18020 translates to MFLTTLPSTKTPITPKTLTIPLTFFFTHTTLPSHHEQPQNQLDQLDQISIDNTPYWTKTIHDLCTRHCNVDQALHLLDRLRLRGYRPNPLNLSSIIHALCDSSRFEEAHHRFAHSIDSDCVPDQRTCNVIVARLLDSETPHSTLGVLRVLSPLKPDFVASLVNYNRLMDQLCSLRRPSEAHRVLFDMLIRGHCPNAVSYTTLINGYCGVGELGNAHKVFDEMCERGVAPNSMTYSVLIRGVLRKRDIGGAMELMGRLWETMKGEDDTLVKNAAFSNLIDSMCREGYFQEVFGIAEDRPQGQSVNEEFAYGQMIDSLCIAGRHHGASRIVYIMRHRGFVPRITSYNCIIHGLSKDGEGGCMRAYQLLEEGIEFGYLPSEYTYKVLVEGLCQESDVDKARQVLQYMLKKQRVDKTRMYNIYLRALCRVNNTTELLNVLVSMLQTECQPDVITLNIVVNGFCKMGRVEEALKVLDDMMTGKFCAPNVVTFTTIINGLLNVGRTQEALGMLRDVMPQKGFRPNVVTYNAILRGLFKLNQGREAMDIFNGMVIEGVAADSTTYTIIIDGLCESDQLEEAKRFWDEVIWPSQIHDNFVYAAIIKGICHSGNFDEACHFLYELVDSGVCPNIFSYNIVINTAYKLGLKKEAYEVVREMRRNGLAPDSVTWRILDKLHSNSRKQYGDDEASTLQFGSGPHG